In one Sesamum indicum cultivar Zhongzhi No. 13 linkage group LG12, S_indicum_v1.0, whole genome shotgun sequence genomic region, the following are encoded:
- the LOC105175242 gene encoding TPD1 protein homolog 1 isoform X1, translated as MGVKGLILRMKNLKSSEGGWKACMVKGFAFVFMLLLVVGIYGALEPVDYEGGSHEELLLSNINHHHHHHTPTARKLLITSKQDDIGEGGGGNDNDGGDGSMNRIGTGTGQCSKDSILVFQGATSPLPNGIPTYTVEIQNVCVSESSCSISDIHLSCGWFSSARLINPSIFKRIGYDDCLVNDGEPLNPGESLSFQYANTFMYPLSVSSVSC; from the exons ATGGG GGTTAAAGGACTGATCCTGAGGATGAAAAATCTGAAAAGTAGTGAAGGTGGATGGAAGGCGTGCATGGTTAAGggttttgcttttgtttttatgcTTCTTTTgg TGGTGGGTATTTATGGCGCATTGGAACCAGTTGATTATGAAGGTGGCAGTCATGAAGAACTACTCCTTTCCAACAtaaaccatcatcatcatcatcatacaCCCACTGCCAGGAAGCTACTCATCACTTCAA AACAAGACGATATTGGTGAAGGTGGTGGGGGTAATGACAATGACGGCGGAGATGGATCAATGAACCGGATCGGCACCGGTACAGGCCAATGTTCCAAGGACAGCATCCTGGTATTTCAAGGGGCAACGTCCCCGCTCCCAAACGGGATTCCCACGTACACTGTCGAAATCCAGAACGTGTGTGTGTCAGAGAGTTCATGTAGCATTTCCGACATCCACCTGAGCTGCGGGTGGTTCAGCTCCGCCAGATTGATTAATCCAAGCATTTTCAAGAGGATCGGGTACGACGATTGCCTTGTCAACGACGGGGAGCCACTTAATCCGGGAGAATCCCTTTCTTTCCAGTATGCCAACACCTTCATGTACCCACTTTCTGTCTCATCCGTTTCCTGCTAA
- the LOC105175242 gene encoding TPD1 protein homolog 1 isoform X2: MVKGLILRMKNLKSSEGGWKACMVKGFAFVFMLLLVVGIYGALEPVDYEGGSHEELLLSNINHHHHHHTPTARKLLITSKQDDIGEGGGGNDNDGGDGSMNRIGTGTGQCSKDSILVFQGATSPLPNGIPTYTVEIQNVCVSESSCSISDIHLSCGWFSSARLINPSIFKRIGYDDCLVNDGEPLNPGESLSFQYANTFMYPLSVSSVSC; encoded by the exons at GGTTAAAGGACTGATCCTGAGGATGAAAAATCTGAAAAGTAGTGAAGGTGGATGGAAGGCGTGCATGGTTAAGggttttgcttttgtttttatgcTTCTTTTgg TGGTGGGTATTTATGGCGCATTGGAACCAGTTGATTATGAAGGTGGCAGTCATGAAGAACTACTCCTTTCCAACAtaaaccatcatcatcatcatcatacaCCCACTGCCAGGAAGCTACTCATCACTTCAA AACAAGACGATATTGGTGAAGGTGGTGGGGGTAATGACAATGACGGCGGAGATGGATCAATGAACCGGATCGGCACCGGTACAGGCCAATGTTCCAAGGACAGCATCCTGGTATTTCAAGGGGCAACGTCCCCGCTCCCAAACGGGATTCCCACGTACACTGTCGAAATCCAGAACGTGTGTGTGTCAGAGAGTTCATGTAGCATTTCCGACATCCACCTGAGCTGCGGGTGGTTCAGCTCCGCCAGATTGATTAATCCAAGCATTTTCAAGAGGATCGGGTACGACGATTGCCTTGTCAACGACGGGGAGCCACTTAATCCGGGAGAATCCCTTTCTTTCCAGTATGCCAACACCTTCATGTACCCACTTTCTGTCTCATCCGTTTCCTGCTAA
- the LOC105175242 gene encoding TPD1 protein homolog 1 isoform X3 codes for MKNLKSSEGGWKACMVKGFAFVFMLLLVVGIYGALEPVDYEGGSHEELLLSNINHHHHHHTPTARKLLITSKQDDIGEGGGGNDNDGGDGSMNRIGTGTGQCSKDSILVFQGATSPLPNGIPTYTVEIQNVCVSESSCSISDIHLSCGWFSSARLINPSIFKRIGYDDCLVNDGEPLNPGESLSFQYANTFMYPLSVSSVSC; via the exons ATGAAAAATCTGAAAAGTAGTGAAGGTGGATGGAAGGCGTGCATGGTTAAGggttttgcttttgtttttatgcTTCTTTTgg TGGTGGGTATTTATGGCGCATTGGAACCAGTTGATTATGAAGGTGGCAGTCATGAAGAACTACTCCTTTCCAACAtaaaccatcatcatcatcatcatacaCCCACTGCCAGGAAGCTACTCATCACTTCAA AACAAGACGATATTGGTGAAGGTGGTGGGGGTAATGACAATGACGGCGGAGATGGATCAATGAACCGGATCGGCACCGGTACAGGCCAATGTTCCAAGGACAGCATCCTGGTATTTCAAGGGGCAACGTCCCCGCTCCCAAACGGGATTCCCACGTACACTGTCGAAATCCAGAACGTGTGTGTGTCAGAGAGTTCATGTAGCATTTCCGACATCCACCTGAGCTGCGGGTGGTTCAGCTCCGCCAGATTGATTAATCCAAGCATTTTCAAGAGGATCGGGTACGACGATTGCCTTGTCAACGACGGGGAGCCACTTAATCCGGGAGAATCCCTTTCTTTCCAGTATGCCAACACCTTCATGTACCCACTTTCTGTCTCATCCGTTTCCTGCTAA
- the LOC105175244 gene encoding uncharacterized protein LOC105175244, whose translation MKALRFQLHLNHPNVSNPGVNFPIIIPMKAKSKLIYHPSSPPSKSSSNVYNSRTKRITTHTDKPLLLEVTSPKSEKFSTWDELPVLISKEHSRMVIVGAMSLGVALFLMGFDDHKALALGPEGPLVEEFWDNMRRYALYALTVSTGAIYTLLQPILELLKNPISAILVLTIIGGSIFIVSQVVTAMVGLSDFSYDYNY comes from the coding sequence ATGAAGGCACTGAGGTTTCAGCTGCATTTGAACCACCCAAATGTCAGCAACCCAGGAGTTAATTTCCCAATAATCATCCCCATGAAAGCCAAATCCAAGCTTATCTACCACCCCTCTTCACCACCCTCCAAATCATCCTCCAATGTTTACAATTCAAGAACTAAAAGAATTACAACCCATACAGACAAACCCCTCCTGCTAGAAGTCACATCCCCCAAGTCGGAGAAATTTTCAACATGGGATGAATTGCCCGTACTAATTTCAAAAGAGCATTCAAGAATGGTGATAGTTGGGGCTATGTCTTTAGGGGTTGCACTTTTCTTGATGGGGTTTGATGATCACAAGGCGTTGGCTTTGGGGCCGGAAGGCCCATTGGTGGAAGAATTCTGGGACAATATGAGGAGATATGCACTCTATGCATTGACGGTGAGTACGGGTGCTATTTACACTCTTTTGCAGCCTATACTGGAGTTGCTGAAGAATCCCATCTCTGCAATCCTCGTCCTGACCATTATTGGAGGTAGCATTTTCATTGTGTCTCAAGTGGTGACGGCTATGGTTGGCTTGTCTGACTTTTCTTATGATTATAACTATTAG